In the Streptomyces sp. NBC_00525 genome, one interval contains:
- a CDS encoding adenosylcobinamide amidohydrolase, with the protein MIGGSVPTAVQPRHRGCPIRSVPVRLPRQRGELLARREDGRELHHLVWRLGPGWRVCGSAVLGGGIGLRDWILNAQVPGGYPRMDPDRHLAEIAAAARLTGTGAGLMTAADVTAYTAADDGGVHATATCGLGVRGWAAAPDETTGEPPRPGTVNIVVTLPVALTDAALVNAVATATEAKVQALLDAGLDCSGTPTDAVCVAAPAPGPDGTAEPFAGPRSRWGARLARAVHAAVLEGALRQP; encoded by the coding sequence ATGATCGGCGGGTCCGTGCCGACCGCCGTCCAGCCGCGCCACCGGGGGTGCCCCATCCGTTCCGTACCCGTCCGCCTTCCCCGGCAGCGCGGCGAACTCCTCGCCCGCCGGGAGGACGGCCGGGAACTGCACCACCTGGTGTGGCGGCTCGGACCGGGCTGGCGGGTGTGCGGCAGCGCGGTGCTGGGCGGCGGCATCGGCCTGCGCGACTGGATTCTCAACGCGCAGGTCCCCGGCGGTTACCCCCGCATGGACCCGGACCGCCATCTCGCCGAGATCGCCGCCGCAGCCCGGCTCACCGGCACCGGCGCCGGACTGATGACCGCCGCCGACGTCACCGCGTACACCGCCGCCGACGACGGCGGCGTCCACGCCACCGCCACCTGCGGTCTGGGCGTACGCGGCTGGGCCGCCGCCCCCGACGAGACCACCGGCGAACCGCCGCGCCCCGGCACCGTCAACATCGTGGTGACACTGCCCGTCGCCCTCACCGACGCCGCCCTGGTCAACGCCGTCGCCACCGCGACCGAGGCCAAGGTGCAGGCCCTCCTCGACGCCGGACTCGACTGCTCGGGCACCCCCACCGACGCCGTCTGCGTCGCCGCCCCCGCACCCGGACCGGACGGCACCGCCGAACCCTTCGCCGGGCCGCGCTCCCGCTGGGGCGCGCGACTCGCCCGCGCCGTACACGCCGCCGTGCTGGAGGGCGCGCTGCGGCAACCCTGA
- a CDS encoding PRC and DUF2382 domain-containing protein, protein MGAADGFTDSGELDGLTVYDTEGEKIGNVGRVYVDDNTGRPDWITVKTGLFGMKESFVPLAGARRVGSDLHISHGKDQVKEAPRVDADAHLSVSEEEELYRHYGLTRNTRGNLGDGSGTNAPTTAGTGTMGAAGTGAAAGAGAGAGAGAMGAAGTGRHRDTDTAGTGAGRPLAGAGAGAMRSGAETGGKEEMIRSEEQLHIGTEEYESGRARLHKYVVTENVTRTVPVSHEEVRVVREPVRPDDRTAVRGDLTEQDMEVTLHAERATMRKETVPVERVRMETQKVTEQKEVSAELRKEQIDYADGTTKGGKDMGGPDMGGKDTGGEFGRGRRR, encoded by the coding sequence ATGGGAGCCGCTGACGGTTTCACGGATTCCGGAGAGCTCGACGGCCTGACGGTGTACGACACCGAGGGCGAGAAGATCGGCAACGTGGGCCGGGTGTATGTCGACGACAACACCGGCCGCCCGGACTGGATCACGGTGAAGACCGGCCTGTTCGGCATGAAGGAGAGTTTCGTGCCTCTCGCCGGAGCCCGTCGAGTGGGCTCCGACCTGCACATCTCGCACGGCAAGGACCAGGTCAAGGAAGCTCCCCGGGTGGACGCGGACGCGCATCTGTCCGTGTCCGAGGAGGAGGAGCTGTACCGGCACTACGGCCTGACCCGGAACACCCGGGGCAATCTCGGCGACGGCTCCGGGACCAACGCCCCGACCACCGCGGGCACCGGCACCATGGGCGCGGCGGGCACCGGAGCCGCGGCCGGAGCGGGCGCCGGCGCCGGGGCCGGGGCCATGGGTGCGGCCGGCACCGGCAGGCACCGCGACACCGACACCGCCGGTACGGGCGCGGGCCGTCCGCTGGCCGGGGCCGGGGCGGGCGCCATGCGGTCCGGCGCCGAAACGGGCGGCAAGGAGGAGATGATCCGCTCCGAGGAGCAGCTGCACATCGGCACCGAGGAGTACGAGAGCGGCAGGGCCCGGCTCCACAAGTACGTCGTCACCGAGAACGTCACGCGCACCGTGCCGGTCTCGCACGAGGAGGTACGCGTGGTCCGCGAACCGGTGCGGCCGGACGACCGGACGGCCGTGCGCGGGGACCTCACCGAGCAGGACATGGAGGTCACCCTGCACGCCGAGCGCGCCACGATGCGCAAGGAGACGGTCCCGGTCGAGCGCGTGCGGATGGAAACCCAGAAGGTGACGGAGCAGAAGGAGGTCTCCGCCGAACTGCGCAAGGAGCAGATCGACTACGCGGACGGCACCACCAAGGGCGGCAAGGACATGGGCGGCCCGGACATGGGCGGAAAGGACACGGGCGGCGAGTTCGGCCGTGGACGCCGGCGCTGA
- a CDS encoding ABC transporter ATP-binding protein: MSGAMAGGLRADRVGREAAGRLLLDEVTLAPAPGTTVGLIGPNGSGKSTLLRILAGVLAPHTGVVTLDGAPLAATGRRAVARRVAVVDQHAVTQEELSVLDVVRLGRIPHRRAWSAPTGEDAAAVDEALERTGLTDRRDQSWHTLSGGERQRVQIARALAQRPRELLLDEPTNHLDIQHQLELLSLVTSLPLTAVIALHDLNLAAMFCDRIVVLDRGRAVAAGSPAQVITEELIRDVYRVRSVVTPDGPGGRPSVRFLP; encoded by the coding sequence ATGAGCGGGGCCATGGCCGGCGGGCTGCGGGCGGACCGGGTCGGCCGCGAGGCGGCGGGCCGGCTCCTGCTGGACGAAGTCACCCTCGCCCCCGCACCCGGCACCACCGTCGGCCTGATCGGCCCCAACGGCTCCGGCAAGTCCACGCTGCTGCGCATCCTGGCCGGAGTCCTCGCCCCGCACACGGGCGTCGTCACCCTGGACGGCGCACCCCTGGCCGCGACCGGCCGGCGCGCCGTGGCCCGGCGGGTCGCCGTCGTCGACCAGCACGCCGTCACGCAGGAGGAACTCAGCGTCCTGGACGTCGTACGCCTGGGCCGTATCCCGCACCGCCGCGCCTGGTCCGCCCCCACCGGCGAGGACGCGGCTGCGGTGGACGAGGCGCTGGAACGCACCGGCCTCACCGACCGGCGCGACCAGTCCTGGCACACCCTCTCCGGCGGGGAGCGCCAGCGCGTCCAGATCGCCCGCGCACTGGCCCAGCGCCCCCGCGAACTCCTGCTGGACGAACCCACCAACCATCTGGACATCCAGCACCAGCTGGAACTGCTGTCGCTGGTCACCTCGCTGCCGCTGACCGCCGTCATCGCCCTGCACGACCTCAATCTGGCCGCCATGTTCTGCGACCGGATCGTGGTCCTGGACCGGGGGCGCGCGGTCGCGGCGGGCAGCCCCGCGCAGGTGATCACCGAGGAGCTGATCCGGGACGTCTACCGGGTGCGGTCCGTCGTCACCCCGGACGGGCCGGGCGGCCGGCCCTCGGTGCGCTTCCTGCCCTGA
- a CDS encoding FecCD family ABC transporter permease encodes MERTPAAPDRSRPRALRDGLLWTAGAVLLALSVAVAVTIGPARISVPDVWSAVAAHLGIGEPRLSPIRDGIIWNLRMPRTLLAAVCGAGLAVCGTVMQSLLRNPLADPFVLGVSSGASTGAVLVVVLGVGGGAVSLPAGAFVGALCSFALVMLLSHTLGGSTDRVVLSGVAAMQLFSALTSFVVMTAADAEQTRGVLFWLLGSLGGAGWSDVRICAAVLAVSLAVCLGHARTLDAFAFGQDAAAALGVNVARTRTVLLCATALLTAALVSAAGAIGFVGLVLPHAARALTGSGHRRLLPVTALAGAVFLVWADTLARTVLDPQEVPVGVVTALIGVPAFVLVLHRTRRAA; translated from the coding sequence ATGGAGCGGACACCCGCCGCCCCGGACCGCTCCCGCCCCCGCGCCCTGCGCGACGGACTGCTGTGGACCGCCGGCGCCGTGCTGCTCGCCCTGTCCGTCGCGGTCGCCGTCACCATCGGGCCGGCCCGGATCTCCGTCCCCGACGTCTGGTCCGCCGTCGCCGCCCACCTCGGCATCGGCGAGCCCCGGCTCAGCCCGATCCGCGACGGCATCATCTGGAACCTGCGCATGCCCCGCACCCTGCTCGCCGCCGTCTGCGGCGCCGGGCTCGCCGTGTGCGGAACCGTCATGCAGTCCCTGCTGCGCAACCCGCTGGCCGACCCCTTCGTCCTCGGCGTCTCCTCCGGGGCGTCCACCGGAGCGGTCCTGGTCGTCGTGCTCGGCGTCGGCGGGGGAGCGGTGTCGCTGCCGGCCGGGGCGTTCGTCGGGGCGCTCTGCTCCTTCGCCCTGGTGATGCTGCTCAGCCACACCCTCGGCGGCTCCACCGACCGCGTCGTGCTCTCCGGGGTCGCCGCCATGCAGCTGTTCTCGGCGCTCACCTCCTTCGTCGTGATGACCGCCGCCGACGCCGAACAGACGAGGGGAGTGCTCTTCTGGCTCCTCGGCTCGCTCGGCGGGGCCGGCTGGAGCGACGTACGCATCTGTGCCGCCGTCCTCGCGGTGAGCCTGGCGGTCTGCCTCGGCCACGCCCGGACGCTGGACGCGTTCGCCTTCGGCCAGGACGCGGCCGCCGCCCTCGGCGTGAACGTCGCCCGCACCCGGACCGTCCTGCTCTGCGCCACCGCACTGCTCACCGCCGCCCTCGTCAGCGCGGCCGGCGCGATCGGCTTCGTCGGCCTGGTCCTGCCGCACGCGGCCCGTGCGCTCACCGGCTCCGGCCACCGCAGACTGCTGCCGGTCACCGCGCTCGCCGGGGCCGTCTTCCTGGTCTGGGCCGACACCCTCGCCCGGACCGTCCTCGACCCGCAGGAGGTTCCGGTGGGCGTCGTCACCGCGCTGATCGGGGTGCCCGCCTTCGTCCTCGTCCTCCACCGCACCAGGCGGGCGGCATGA
- a CDS encoding ABC transporter substrate-binding protein — MPPIAGPARSAALLTAALLLLTACGGSPPGRAGAGAKADGYPVTLKNCGRTVTVDAPPRRAVSVDQGTTEILLSLGLADRLAATATWTDPVMKGLEKANAGVPRIADNRPSSEKVLDQEPDFVAADFESTLAKGGVAPREQFEKLGVPTYVAPADCTAKDNTKDGDGVRTGALTMDSVYAEVRDLARVFGVPERGEKLVARLRTRVREAADGLDASGTTVLYWFANSESPYLAGCCGAPGIITRELGLKNVFDDTHDEWPQINWETVADRDPDVLVIGDLTRKSQTAESAAGKIAFLESNPVTRNMAAVRHKRYVLLSGQAMNPTIRTVEGVERVAAGLRGFGLAK; from the coding sequence GTGCCGCCCATAGCCGGCCCCGCCCGTTCCGCCGCCCTGCTCACCGCCGCGCTGCTCCTCCTGACGGCCTGCGGCGGATCACCGCCCGGCAGGGCCGGCGCCGGGGCGAAGGCGGACGGCTACCCGGTCACGCTGAAGAACTGCGGACGCACCGTCACCGTGGACGCCCCGCCCCGGCGCGCCGTCTCCGTCGACCAGGGCACGACGGAGATCCTGCTCTCGCTCGGCCTCGCGGACCGCCTCGCCGCCACCGCCACCTGGACCGACCCGGTGATGAAGGGTCTGGAGAAGGCCAACGCGGGCGTGCCCCGGATCGCCGACAACCGGCCCTCGTCCGAGAAGGTCCTCGACCAGGAGCCCGACTTCGTCGCCGCCGACTTCGAGTCGACCCTCGCCAAGGGCGGCGTCGCGCCCCGCGAACAGTTCGAGAAGCTCGGCGTCCCCACCTATGTGGCCCCGGCCGACTGCACCGCCAAGGACAACACCAAGGACGGCGACGGCGTCCGCACCGGCGCCCTCACCATGGACAGCGTCTACGCCGAAGTGCGCGACCTCGCACGGGTGTTCGGCGTGCCCGAGCGCGGCGAGAAGCTCGTGGCCCGGCTCCGCACCCGCGTCCGCGAGGCGGCCGACGGCCTCGACGCCTCCGGCACCACCGTCCTGTACTGGTTCGCCAACTCCGAGTCCCCGTACCTGGCGGGCTGCTGCGGGGCGCCCGGCATCATCACCCGCGAACTCGGCCTGAAGAACGTCTTCGACGACACCCACGACGAGTGGCCGCAGATCAACTGGGAGACCGTCGCCGACCGCGACCCGGACGTCCTGGTCATCGGCGACCTCACCCGCAAGTCGCAGACCGCCGAGAGCGCCGCCGGGAAGATCGCCTTCCTGGAGTCCAACCCCGTCACCCGGAACATGGCCGCCGTACGCCACAAGCGCTACGTCCTGCTCAGCGGCCAGGCGATGAACCCGACCATCCGCACCGTCGAGGGCGTGGAACGGGTGGCCGCCGGGCTGCGCGGGTTCGGGCTCGCCAAGTGA